In Aythya fuligula isolate bAytFul2 chromosome 14, bAytFul2.pri, whole genome shotgun sequence, the following proteins share a genomic window:
- the ARSI gene encoding arylsulfatase I, with protein sequence MAVYALTGFSLVSLLSFGYLSWDWMKPGLVADVPTGPLEKSLPPAFARPPHIIFILTDDQGYHDVGYHGSDIQTPTLDRLAAEGVKLENYYIQPICTPSRSQLITGRYQIHTGLQHSIIRPRQPNCLPLDQVTLPQKLQEAGYSTHMVGKWHLGFYKKECLPTRRGFDTFLGSLTGNVDYYTYDNCDGPGVCGYDLHEGEDVAWDQSGKYSTFLYAQRVSKILASHSPREPIFIYVAFQAVHTPLQSPKEYIYRYRSMGNVARRKYAAMVTCMDEAVKNITWALKKYGYYDNSVIVFSTDNGGQTFSGGSNWPLRGRKGTYWEGGVRGIGFVHSPLIKRKRRTSWALVHITDWYPTLVSLARGNLSNVPGLDGYNVWPAISEGKESPRTEILHNIDPLYNHAKYGSLEDGFGIWNTAVQASIRVGEWKLLTGDPGYSDWIPPQTLTNFPGSWWNLERLTDGPRKSVWLFNITADPYERYDLSEQRPDVVRALLLRLAYYNRTAIPVRYPAENPRAHPDFNGGAWGPWAGEDDVEEWEGGREPPKSRGKKKKCKICKLRSFFRKLNTRLMSNRI encoded by the exons ATGGCTGTGTACGCCCTGACGGGCTTCTCGCTGGTCAGCCTGCTGAGTTTTGGCTACTTGTCCTGGGACTGGATGAAGCCCGGCTTGGTGGCCGACGTGCCCACGGGCCCCCTGGAGAAATCGCTGCCCCCCGCCTTCGCCCGGCCGCCCCACATCATCTTCATCCTGACCGACGACCAGGGCTACCACGACGTCGGGTACCACGGCTCCGACATCCAGACGCCCACCCTGGACAGGCTGGCAGCCGAGGGCGTGAAGCTGGAGAATTATTACATCCAGCCCATCTGCACGCCCTCCAGGAGCCAGCTGATAACCGGACG GTACCAGATCCACACGGGGCTGCAGCACTCCATCATCCGCCCCCGGCAGCCCAACTGCCTGCCCCTCGACCAGGTCACCCTGCCCCAGAAGCTGCAGGAGGCCGGCTACTCCACGCACATGGTGGGCAAGTGGCACCTGGGCTTCTACAAGAAGGAGTGCCTGCCCACCCGCCGGGGCTTCGACACCTTCCTGGGCTCGCTGACGGGCAACGTGGACTACTACACCTACGACAACTGCGACGGGCCGGGCGTCTGCGGCTACGACCTGCACGAGGGGGAGGACGTGGCGTGGGACCAGAGCGGGAAGTACTCCACCTTCCTCTATGCCCAGCGTGTCAGCAAGATCCTGGcctcccacagccccagggagcCCATCTTCATCTACGTGGCCTTCCAGGCCGTGCACACCCCGCTGCAGTCGCCCAAGGAGTACATCTACCGCTACCGCTCCATGGGCAACGTGGCGCGCCGCAAGTACGCCGCCATGGTCACCTGCATGGACGAGGCGGTGAAGAACATCACCTGGGCCCTGAAGAAGTACGGCTACTACGACAACAGCGTCATCGTCTTCTCCACGGATAACGGCGGGCAGACCTTCTCCGGGGGCAGCAACTGGCCGCTGCGGGGACGGAAAGGGACGTACTGGGAAGGGGGCGTCCGCGGCATCGGTTTTGTGCACAGCCCTCTGATCAAGCGCAAGCGCCGGACCAGCTGGGCGCTGGTGCACATCACGGACTGGTACCCGACCCTGGTGAGCCTGGCCAGGGGCAACCTGAGCAACGTCCCCGGCCTGGACGGCTACAACGTCTGGCCGGCCATCAGCGAGGGGAAGGAGTCGCCGCGCACCGAAATCCTGCACAACATCGACCCCCTCTACAACCACGCCAAGTACGGCTCCTTGGAGGACGGCTTCGGCATCTGGAACACGGCCGTGCAGGCCTCCATCCGCGTCGGGGAGTGGAAGCTCCTCACCGGCGACCCGGGCTACAGCGACTGGATCCCCCCGCAGACGCTGACCAACTTCCCGGGCAGCTGGTGGAACCTGGAGCGCCTCACCGACGGCCCCAGGAAATCCGTCTGGCTCTTCAACATCACCGCCGACCCCTACGAGCGCTACGACCTCTCGGAGCAGCGCCCGGACGTGGTCAGGGCCCTCCTGCTGCGCCTGGCCTACTACAACCGCACGGCCATCCCGGTGCGGTACCCCGCCGAGAACCCCCGCGCCCACCCGGACTTCAACGGCGGCGCCTGGGGGCCGTGGGCCGGCGAGGACGATGTGGAGGAGTGGGAAGGAGGCCGGGAGCCCCCGAAGAGCCGGGGCAAGAAGAAGAAGTGCAAGATCTGCAAGCTGCGCTCCTTCTTCCGCAAGCTCAACACCAGGCTCATGTCCAACCGCATCTGA
- the CAMK2A gene encoding calcium/calmodulin-dependent protein kinase type II subunit alpha isoform X1, whose translation MATITCNRFTEEYQLFEELGKGAFSIVRRCVKVLAGQEYAAKIINTKKLSARDHQKLEREARICRLLKHPNIVRLHDSISEEGHHYLIFDLVTGGELFEDIVAREYYSEADASHCIQQILEAVLHCHQMGVVHRDLKPENLLLASKLKGAAVKLADFGLAIEVEGDQQAWFGFAGTPGYLSPEVLRKDPYGKAVDLWACGVILYILLVGYPPFWDEDQHRLYQQIKAGAYDFPSPEWDTVTPEAKDLINKMLTINPSKRITAAEALKHPWISHRATVASCMHRQETVDCLKKFNARRKLKGAILTTMLATRNFSGGKSGGNKKNDGVKKRKSSSSVQLMESSESTNTTIEDEDTKVRKQEIIKVTEQLIEAISNGDFESYTKMCDPGMTAFEPEALGNLVEGLDFHRFYFENLWSRNSKPVHTTILNPHIHLMGDESACIAYIRITQYVDAGGIPRTAQSEETRIWHRRDGKWQIVHFHRSGAPSVLPQ comes from the exons ATGGCCACCATCACCTGCAACCGCTTCACCGAGGAGTACCAGCTCTTTGAGGAACTGGGCAA GGGCGCTTTCTCCATCGTCCGGAGATGCGTGAAGGTGTTGGCAGGACAAGAGTATGCGGCCAAAATCATCAACACCAAGAAGCTGTCTGCCCGAG ATCACCAGAAGCTGGAACGAGAGGCTCGGATCTGCCGCCTCCTGAAGCACCCCAACATCG TGAGGCTCCACGACAGCATCTCCGAAGAGGGCCACCACTACCTGATATTCGACCT GGTCACCGGTGGGGAGCTGTTTGAGGACATCGTGGCCAGGGAGTACTACAGCGAAGCGGATGCCAG CCACTGCATCCAGCAGATCCTGGAGGCTGTCCTGCACTGCCACCAGATGGGGGTGGTCCACCGGGACCTGAAG cccgagaacctgctgctggcctccaAGCTGAAGGGAGCCGCCGTCAAGCTGGCTGACTTCGGCCTCGCCATCGAGGTGGAGGGGGACCAGCAAGCCTGGTTCG GTTTCGCTGGCACCCCGGGATACCTCTCCCCCGAGGTGCTCCGCAAGGATCCCTATGGCAAAGCCGTGGACCTGTGGGCTTGCG GCGTCATCCTGTACATCCTGCTGGTGGGGTACCCGCCCTTCTGGGATGAAGACCAGCACCGCCTGTACCAGCAGATCAAGGCCGGGGCGTACGAT TTCCCCTCCCCTGAATGGGACACGGTCACTCCCGAAGCGAAAGATCTCATCAACAAGATGCTGACCATAAACCCCTCCAAGCGCATCACGGCAGCGGAGGCTCTGAAGCACCCCTGGATATCG caccGTGCCACCGTGGCCTCATGCATGCACAGGCAGGAGACGGTGGACTGCCTGAAGAAGTTCAATGCCCGGAGGAAGCTAAAG GGAGCCATCCTCACCACCATGCTGGCCACCAGGAACTTCTCCG gAGGCAAGAGCGGTGGCAACAAGAAGAATGACGGCGTGAAG aaaagaaagtcCAGTTCCAGCGTTCAGTTAATG GAATCGTCGGAGAGCACCAACACCACCATCGAGGATGAAGACACCAAAG TGAGGAAGCAAGAAATCATTAAGGTGACAGAGCAGCTGATCGAAGCAATAAGCAACGGCGACTTTGAGTCCTACAC gaAGATGTGTGACCCCGGGATGACTGCCTTCGAGCCTGAGGCTCTGGGGAACCTCGTGGAAGGCCTGGATTTCCACCGATTCTACTTTGAAAACC TGTGGTCCCGGAACAGCAAACCCGTGCACACGACGATCCTGAACCCCCACATCCACCTGATGGGGGACGAGTCGGCCTGCATCGCCTACATCCGCATCACGCAGTACGTGGACGCGGGGGGCATCCCCCGCACGGCCCAGTCCGAGGAGACCCGCATCTGGCACCGCCGCGACGGAAAATGGCAAATCGTCCACTTCCACAGATCCGGCGCGCCCTCCGTCCTACCGCAGTAA
- the CAMK2A gene encoding calcium/calmodulin-dependent protein kinase type II subunit alpha isoform X2 produces MATITCNRFTEEYQLFEELGKGAFSIVRRCVKVLAGQEYAAKIINTKKLSARDHQKLEREARICRLLKHPNIVRLHDSISEEGHHYLIFDLVTGGELFEDIVAREYYSEADASHCIQQILEAVLHCHQMGVVHRDLKPENLLLASKLKGAAVKLADFGLAIEVEGDQQAWFGFAGTPGYLSPEVLRKDPYGKAVDLWACGVILYILLVGYPPFWDEDQHRLYQQIKAGAYDFPSPEWDTVTPEAKDLINKMLTINPSKRITAAEALKHPWISHRATVASCMHRQETVDCLKKFNARRKLKGAILTTMLATRNFSGGKSGGNKKNDGVKKRKSSSSVQLMESSESTNTTIEDEDTKVRKQEIIKVTEQLIEAISNGDFESYTKMCDPGMTAFEPEALGNLVEGLDFHRFYFENLWSRNSKPVHTTILNPHIHLMGDESACIAYIRITQYVDAGGIPRTAQSEETRIWHRRDGKWQIVHFHRSGAPSVLPH; encoded by the exons ATGGCCACCATCACCTGCAACCGCTTCACCGAGGAGTACCAGCTCTTTGAGGAACTGGGCAA GGGCGCTTTCTCCATCGTCCGGAGATGCGTGAAGGTGTTGGCAGGACAAGAGTATGCGGCCAAAATCATCAACACCAAGAAGCTGTCTGCCCGAG ATCACCAGAAGCTGGAACGAGAGGCTCGGATCTGCCGCCTCCTGAAGCACCCCAACATCG TGAGGCTCCACGACAGCATCTCCGAAGAGGGCCACCACTACCTGATATTCGACCT GGTCACCGGTGGGGAGCTGTTTGAGGACATCGTGGCCAGGGAGTACTACAGCGAAGCGGATGCCAG CCACTGCATCCAGCAGATCCTGGAGGCTGTCCTGCACTGCCACCAGATGGGGGTGGTCCACCGGGACCTGAAG cccgagaacctgctgctggcctccaAGCTGAAGGGAGCCGCCGTCAAGCTGGCTGACTTCGGCCTCGCCATCGAGGTGGAGGGGGACCAGCAAGCCTGGTTCG GTTTCGCTGGCACCCCGGGATACCTCTCCCCCGAGGTGCTCCGCAAGGATCCCTATGGCAAAGCCGTGGACCTGTGGGCTTGCG GCGTCATCCTGTACATCCTGCTGGTGGGGTACCCGCCCTTCTGGGATGAAGACCAGCACCGCCTGTACCAGCAGATCAAGGCCGGGGCGTACGAT TTCCCCTCCCCTGAATGGGACACGGTCACTCCCGAAGCGAAAGATCTCATCAACAAGATGCTGACCATAAACCCCTCCAAGCGCATCACGGCAGCGGAGGCTCTGAAGCACCCCTGGATATCG caccGTGCCACCGTGGCCTCATGCATGCACAGGCAGGAGACGGTGGACTGCCTGAAGAAGTTCAATGCCCGGAGGAAGCTAAAG GGAGCCATCCTCACCACCATGCTGGCCACCAGGAACTTCTCCG gAGGCAAGAGCGGTGGCAACAAGAAGAATGACGGCGTGAAG aaaagaaagtcCAGTTCCAGCGTTCAGTTAATG GAATCGTCGGAGAGCACCAACACCACCATCGAGGATGAAGACACCAAAG TGAGGAAGCAAGAAATCATTAAGGTGACAGAGCAGCTGATCGAAGCAATAAGCAACGGCGACTTTGAGTCCTACAC gaAGATGTGTGACCCCGGGATGACTGCCTTCGAGCCTGAGGCTCTGGGGAACCTCGTGGAAGGCCTGGATTTCCACCGATTCTACTTTGAAAACC TGTGGTCCCGGAACAGCAAACCCGTGCACACGACGATCCTGAACCCCCACATCCACCTGATGGGGGACGAGTCGGCCTGCATCGCCTACATCCGCATCACGCAGTACGTGGACGCGGGGGGCATCCCCCGCACGGCCCAGTCCGAGGAGACCCGCATCTGGCACCGCCGCGACGGAAAATGGCAAATCGTCCACTTCCACAGATCCGGCGCGCCCTCCGTCCTACCGCA